Part of the Quercus lobata isolate SW786 chromosome 6, ValleyOak3.0 Primary Assembly, whole genome shotgun sequence genome, GTAGGATGGTTAAGGAATTGAAGAAGTTACTTCCCTATCAGGTCCCGCCTCGGTACACACTACAATGTGAGTTCCAGTCATTTTCTCTTATACGACatgcttgatttttgtaaatgtACACCATGTgtatttgttcttttttgttgtcTTCATCAACTATCATTTCCAATTCCAGCAATTTGGAATTTGGAGGCTATGAATAATTTTTCCattgtataaatataattttgaacCAAATGACAAATGggtactttttaattttaattttttttttgtattttagaataAACCCATAAAATAATTAGTCATATATATCTATACTGATATTAATTGAAgccatttatttatatatgtttttataattagttttatttatttattctttatctCGTATACAGGCAAATACAAACTTTTGTatcttattgaaaatatatatatatatatatatattgtggtaATTTTCGGAACACTATAAGGAATGTTAAATGCGGAAATTTTGTAGAGTTCTCTGATGTGAGTTTTAAATGTGTAAGGCTTGTAGTGAGCTGAAAATCTATTGATTACTTGAAAAAGTTAATTAGGATGACGATGTTGACAACATATTTgtccaaaattttcttaagtatgcattttttttttgagagagttttaacttatgacgTTCGCTCttgatgattgctctttatcattagaccaagacaccaatcagtttttggtgtaggcggggattgaactccagatctcttatacaaccatcagagactttaccaattgagctaattggaacccacttgagtatgcatttaaaaattcaataaataaagaTATGAAATCAATTATTTGTGTGTTGATTGTAGCAATAAGTATTGTTGGATTGAGGATAAGGTCTAGTATCATCTTATACTAGAGTATCATCTTTTACTAGTGGGTCATGTCTTTAACACAATCATATTGGAAatacatatttatattatatacttTCATCAtattaattctaactaataGTAGGTAGACATGGCAAgggcttataaaaaaaaaaaaggcagacaTGGCAAGGGAAggtaaaagaaaagacaaaagcaTCACACTAAAATCTACTGTTAGATTTCAAAAAGAGTGCATAATTACTAAAAACTGAATGGAGCTTGTACAACTTTTAGTGAATACCCAATATCTGAGCTTGAAACTCTATATGCTTACTATAGAGCTCAACATTTTAAGCATAAGCAACCAGATGAGGAAGTGAAGAAAGAATCTGTAGAATTGGTGAAACGCTGTTATTCTGATTGGATGTTTCACGTTAAAAATCCTATTTTTAAGAAGTACACAGAGAAAGAAGATCGTTATAAGAATGGTCCTTCCTTCATTCCTACACTCTTTTGGAAAAAGATGGTAGATAAATGGATGGATGGAGATCAAGGGGTGAGTATAAATGAAATACAAGTCATCaattctctctatctctcttgcACTCTCTTTAAccattatttgttattatttttataaaagctAATATTCTAGTGTATGGATTatgtttaatgttttgttttgtttttttttttttttttttttttaaggttggTACTAGTAGAGATGAAGAGGACAACTCAATCAAAAACACGAGGGAGATTGAAAACAGCTTGGAGGGTAACTCAGAGGAAGACTAGTATAGATCTTGTCATAATTCTAGTTGTTTAAGTTTAAAACAAGGTTTAATTTCAGGATTTGTTTGTGTATtctatattttaaagtttgaacttatatgaatttttatcttttagttgatcaatttttagtaattattgTACTATCGTAacatgataattaaaaaaaaattatataaaaaaattgaaaataaataaataataaaatatttcaaaaattatataaaatgttatCACCGATGACATAAAAATTtggtcataaataattttatagtgACGACAAAGTTCCTTGCAATTTGTAGAATAGTGATGCCACTTAACCCCTTACAAAAACATTTTAAGCGACAGCTTAATGTCGACACTATTATTCCTTACTAATTGCGAGGGGTTAAAAGCCCTCACAAATAAATTTGAGAAACGACATTATTTGTCTCTAAAAAGTATGTCGTTAATTTGAAATTCGCAAATAACTAATTGTGAGGGTATAAAGGTCCTCACAAATAGTTGTTAACAATGACTACTCCCCCTCGCTAAAAATAAGTGGTCGGCTTTTATCGTCGTTTGGTAATATATTTGCGAAGGCGGATTTGTTTAGTAACGACAATAAATTGCCCTTGTAAATTATCTATTTGCGAAGGCATAGTCGCAAAATCTCTTTTAGCAACAAGAGCAAATACGACGGCCTTTGAGGGCCACATGCCCTCGCTAATAGCCTTTTGTGatgatatttgaatttttgcgAGGGCATTTTACCCTTGCTAGTAGACTCTTTTCTTGTAGTGCGCAACTAGATGAGGGGACACATGTTCTGCATAACATTAATGGAGGAGCAGGAGAGCATGCCATGAAATGAATGTGCTCACTTCTTTGTCACATTTCATCAGAGATGTCTGGAGGCAACACCTAGCTACTCAACTTCTTCCACATATCATGATTCAagatagaaattaaaaaaaaaaaaaaaaatcaccttctTAAGCAATAAAGTGTTATATATAATTAGGTTCATAGTTGTGAGAGCTGTGAAACAAGCTATAGCAAGATCATTTTCTAGTGGCTGTAAACAAATCTTTTATGAATAGTTTGGGCttagttaaaatttatatatatatatttatatatatatatatatttatatatatattagtggcAGAGCCAAGAATTTAGGTCAGGGGGGTAAGAATAAAAGAcaagattgaaagtaaaaagttaatctaaaaaattaatcaatattaataacaaaataaataaacaactatatgataatttaattgtcatacaaaatctaaaataaaatgtaaactttaatttattttttcacaccTAGCTTATTTTATGCAATTGCCCTCGACGATTTTTCATATTCTGAAACCTCTGCATGATTTCTTCATACTCAATAGTCTTAAATATATCTTTCTCAATATATGTGactaagcaatcattcatccattgATCTCCTATTCGATTGCGTAATcgatttttaattatgttcattGCTGAAAAAGCTCTTTCAACAGTAGTTGTTGCAATGAGTAAGATCAATGCCAAAGTCACTAATGAGTAAACCAATGGATATGAAACATCCTTTTTCATTTCTACCATATTTTCAGCAAGCTGTCCAATTCCTTTAAGTGCTGAAAACTCTTCAGTGGACCGCATATCATGGATGTATGTCTCAAGTTGGTTATCCAAGAAAGAAACTTGAATTGTTGAAAAATCACTTGGATAAAACTAAGCAAGACGAATCAATTTCTCCTTGTTGAATCCTGAAAATAAGTTATCTAGGTTCAAACACACAACACAAAGTAATAATTCAGAATTTTCAAAACGACTATTAAGTTCCTGTAGTTGCATATctataacaatataaaaaagcTCCACTTGATAATGATGtgaatttttcatgttttgagctTTTTGTCATGGCCAAGGTTGATATAAAATCATCCATATCAGGAAcatcaatattattttttgcacAAAATGCAGAAACCTCCTCTAGCAAAGAGTTCCACCCATCATCTCTCATGACCTGTAAACGTTGCTTTGAAATGTCAACCAACTTCATAGCATTCACAATATCTTGATCTTTTCATTGTAATGCCTGTGACAACTCATTACTTATGCCAAGCACACCTTTCATCAAATGTAAATCAAACACGAATTCAAATGTTTGGAGTAAACCAATTAAGATAGTTGCTTCTGTTCTCTGATTAGACTCTAAACCATCTTCTGTAATAGTTTCAACCACATCAATTACAGAAGAAAACATATGAATAAGATTAACAAGTGCACCATAATGAGAACTCCAACGTATATCTCCAGGTCTTTTTAGACTCATTTCTTGATTCAAGCCACGACCAGttgaaatttcattattttttagtacTTCTATAACTTCAACACTAGGTTTTTCGCGAAGAATATCACGATCTTTACATGATGCTCCAACAATATTGAATATCTTTGCAACCAAGTTAAAAAAAGGTTGCAATCTGGATGTGATTTTTTGCTACTGCAACTAATGTTAGTTGAAGCTGATGTGCAAAGCAATGGACATAATAGGCAAAAGGATTATCTTTCAAAATAAGAGTTTTTAGTCCATTTAACTCACCTCGCATGTTGCTTGCCCTGTCGTAGCCTTGTCCCCGCAATCTACTAATGCTTAAgctatgtttattaaatacttcCTCAATTGCACTCTTTAGTGTCACTGCTGATGTATTATTAACATGTGTAATGCCTAGAAAGTGCTCATTCACATGTCCCAATTTGTCTACATAACGCAAAGCAATTGCCAATTTTTCTTTAGTAGACATATCACGTGATTCATCAACTATAATAGCAAATAATGAATCTCCAATATCTTTAATAATAGCATTTATTGTCTCAACGACTGCAGCATTTGCTATTTCTTTATGGATATCAGGAGAGGTCATTTGATGATTTTTAGGAGCATTTTTGAGAACTTCCTTATCAATTTCTTCATTGTGCTTTGTAAGAAACCgtaataattcaagaaaatttccttGATTATTGGAGTCTTTAGATTCATCATGGCCATGAAATGCTAATCCTTGCCATTGTAGAAAACAAATACAATCCATTGATGCATTCAAATGAGTTCAATATTCTCTCTTCTCAACATCCGATTGCTTGTTTATAACTGTTTGAATACTTTGTCTCTGGTTTAACAAATCTTCACATTTTCTTTGAGCTATATTATGTGCACAGTTGTAATCCCCAACGTGATTCTGTTATTTCTCCTTTGTTTTTTCCAATTTCTGAATCCTTCAGTAACAAATGAGTCTCCCCCTCCTTGATCACCGGTATCAGGTTGAAATAGATAATAATATAGACAATATGCAGCATCTTTCAAAATGCTATATTCCAACCAACTAGGATAATCTTTGAACCACAATGGACTAAATCAACACTTTGTTTTGCCAAATTGACTTTGTGGAAAATCATGATCAATTGGTTGACAAGGTTTATTTTGTAGATAATGCCTTCTAATTTGATCTCTTTCATTAGGATGatagttataaatttttattcttaaaccATGATTTGTGGGAAGATTTGCAACATCCACTTCGATACAAGTTCATTTAGGATTTGATCCGGACTCATTATTATGATTAGGATTCTCCATAATCTCAAttaactacaaatatatatgtcatatcattaaaataaagaaaaaaatttacaatttatgattaagaataatcaaattaagagatcattataaatacaaatagtttaaacatataatttgaattataaatttatggCTAAGAATAGTCAAATCAAGAGATCCATCTAAATATAAACagtttaaacatataatttgattcttcaaaaaaataaataaataaataaataaaagcaaaagtaTTAAGAGTATGCATACCTGTGAATATTTGAAGGTGTGACTTAAAAACCTAAtttgaatgcttttaaaaactCCACAGAAGCTCTGACGTCCAAAGAAAGAGACTGGTATGAAaagaaattcttttatttttgatggaAGGCGTGCTTTGTTTGCAttatatatacactttttttttttttttttccagagtTCTATGCCGTGTAGGTATAGCAAggttgttattttttattttttttaattattaccAAGTGGGACCCACGGTTTTATATTAtagttgtagacttgtagtatGTTTTTGTCCAGTCCATCAAGCTTTTGTGTTCAGACTACTATTCAATGAATCAAtttagagattattttttaatcattactaAGTGGGACCcattggttttatatatagGATTGGAGTAAGAGTAGAAGTCTACTACTAGTAGGAAAGGAATCGtgaattgagatttttttttttgtcttttgtgtcaAGGGGTAAATAAGGTATTTCAGgtcattataataatattagtcaaaaaatttgaaagttcaGGGGCCCTGAGCCCCTGAGCCCTCCCTCCTcccatgatatatatatatatatagagagagagagagagagagagagggagagagagagagagaaagagaggttaCAAAATCAAACCTTTTTTTCAATAACTCGGGTTCAATAAAGAAAAGCTGTTTATACTCGTATGCAGGGACGGACCCAGGATTTCAAGCtggagggggggggggcggagataagcaaaaaaaaaaaatttaaatacgcatccatatagtattaataaactatcaaccaagataaatacccaaaaatcattgtttcttaatacgaAACACTATTCTTTCTTAATACAATCATCTATGAAAAGGGAACTCGACactctttcaaatcttcaaaatcatctccactattgtttcttaatacaatcATCTAACCCAATCCCACTACAGCACTACTGACACTCTAAATTTATTCTGCACAACACTactaacaaaaagttttcataactttacatttttttgtcTGTCCCTGGTCCCTATTATGCCTAACTACCAGTCAACAAagcacaaacaaacaaatagtcaaaaaaatattctctaaTCCTTATCTGAGTAATCTCTACCAACTctactctctatctctctctctctatctctcttatctatataatacaagagagagagagtcacatATATAGAGTGACAGAgagtcacaaagccaaaaagccaaaaaaaaaaaaaaaaaaaaacaccacaggCCGCAGCACAGATTCAATTCACAATCACCAACATCAGTAATCAATTCATCACTCATGAGTCAtcaataaaaacacaaacactccACAAGCATAGATTGTTAAAACAGTTGATTCACAAAcattttattaggttttgaTTCTTGAAGGAAAGGATCATAGATTAAATACCT contains:
- the LOC115950348 gene encoding uncharacterized protein LOC115950348, producing the protein MDCICFLQWQGLAFHGHDESKDSNNQGNFLELLRFLTKHNEEIDKEVLKNAPKNHQMTSPDIHKEIANAAVVETINAIIKDIGDSLFAIIVDESRDMSTKEKLAIALRYVDKLGHVNEHFLGITHVNNTSAVTLKSAIEEVFNKHSLSISRLRGQGYDRASNMRDRDILREKPSVEVIEVLKNNEISTGRGLNQEMSLKRPGDIRWSSHYGALVNLIHMFSSVIDVVETITEDGLESNQRTEATILIGLLQTFEFVFDLHLMKGVLGISNELSQALQ